From a single Seriola aureovittata isolate HTS-2021-v1 ecotype China chromosome 18, ASM2101889v1, whole genome shotgun sequence genomic region:
- the hdhd2 gene encoding haloacid dehalogenase-like hydrolase domain-containing protein 2, with protein MAGRRALKAVLIDLSGTLHIEDTAVPGAQDALNRLRQASVAVKFVTNTTKESKRNLLERLQRLNFDLQEKEIFTSLSAARSLLEQKQHRPLLLVEDSALEDFTGINTSEPNAVVVGLAPDHFNYQTLNKAFRMILDGAPLIAIHKARYYKRKDGLALGPGPFVTGLEYATDCKATVVGKPEKTFFKQALSDLGCSPSEAVMIGDDARDDVGGAQNAGMLGILVRTGKYREGDESKINPPPHLTCDSFPDAVEHILTNLL; from the exons ATGGCGGGCAGACGAGCTCTGAAGGCCGTGCTTATTGACCTGAGTGGAACGTTACATATAGAGGACACAGCGGTACCCGGGGCGCAGGACGCCCTGAACAG GTTACGACAGGCGTCTGTAGCTGTGAAATTTGTGACCAACACAACCAAGGAGAGCAAGAGGAACTTACTGGAACGACTGCAACGTCTCAACTTCGATCTCCag GAAAAGGAGATCTTCACGTCTCTGAGTGCAGCGAGGAGTCTGTTAGAGCAGAAACAGCACAGACcactgctgctggtggaggacAGTGCACTGGAAGACTTCACTG GTATTAACACGTCAGAACCAAATGCTGTCGTCGTTGGACTCGCTCCTGATCACTTCAACTACCAAACACTCAACAAAGCTTTCAG AATGATTCTGGATGGAGCGCCTCTCATTGCCATCCATAAGGCTCGGTACTACAAACGTAAGGATGGTTTGGCCCTTGGTCCTGGACCCTTTGTGACGGGACTAGAGTACGCCACAGACTGTAAAGCCACTGTGGTGGGAAAGCCAGAAAAGACTTTCTTCAAACAG GCTCTATCTGATTTAGGCTGTAGCCCCAGTGAAGCTGTCATGATAGGAGAT GATGCAAGAGATGATGTGGGTGGGGCTCAGAACGCAGGGATGTTGGGTATTCTAGTCAGAACTG GTAAATACAGAGAAGGAGATGAGAGTAAAATCAACCCTCCTCCCCACCTGACTTGTGACAGTTTTCCAGACGCTGTTGAACACATCCTGACAAACCTGCTATAA